In the genome of Kluyveromyces marxianus DMKU3-1042 DNA, complete genome, chromosome 1, one region contains:
- the THO2 gene encoding Tho2p, which produces MALFERLNNLASKLPNNTDNDNSSFFNQKFFDEPETGISTLMDKFKALDSASQKRDYVYELLEEALSLLNRKPEDKPESLNLDAIGKVIVLLCDHDRFNFDIFVSLVNSFPWEPENGLYDLLGCMKELQTDLCVYLNDSFLSKGPEKWSKDFWSSFKKAIVPEFFLLQKPNVFLECSTGFSQLILMLSIAFENVDRFQSVQYYSKQLKFIMGKYRLDPIRCLDLILQVCSLHVVEHHEFILELLRLTEFWPHSNLANCQEYEHLNQGGNPVATRLIINHLNTQSSDEKYIDLVVQLIKGGFVSFAAIFDCLTPGDSTIEEFVSLKLKKLEEESLEGSLNPLAMAAVLPDDDDDDKDDSKGNEDTKASDLKDAEMSEKEREALLSESVETSPKWKLVERLLTHSMLMPGLYALLKYPKFFNVNDKLVECVLQVFDDMIEPLLRSLNKMDISQSFRPISKLSHNGIPTKQDRLVRQYNSLQKTPSFIQGAQYIFYSQDTRENILKIETIQELFDYSHLLFDTIGPRILLNPKLVEHICAIIESDISNNSQNENNLEKWIDYTRKFLVPVLGLIEDQQIVANAIYSVMKHFPYEKRYFLYNELNTKISEDNIHVRLQFNKYQKKIRSLLKSLSIDNIAVKCRDVANYVSCNPLSTLGSILKQIENYDKVSELIVVSAEFFSEFAYDTLQYILLIQLASERSTLQDDGITPKMWISRLSLFIAGLAKVCSKMDMSNIFVFMVKSLHKDPSLTLSILKEMITQVAGIQNLYDVNWNTLIMLNSGPFLKQLGRALVLDFRDKYFNRSKAIINYLVKLNAVSEMIVMLTNLNLKIQSENDVHFKILSSKCDESNSLLWSFIELLKHVLTEEQFKANVLPFNVLIEEYQFPIEWAFDIWRDYFDSKLVRSEEDASQINNILYDTNFNSIEFNNLEKTLLIDFWRLSLYDIRLDEKLYKEQHDLFEGKRRNAKVLKERHSLLNDVQKISNDLSEHRNVLEKTKKLLEEKKALWFPVMSSERIAAFLQHCVIPRVIFSPFDAIYSATFITETFSKQEVLDIVKQLVSSGILGTLLFSLTVNESSNMALFFKDIFVKVEEWRHLALFDDNELTKQQLCEVYYELTEQVSFALEESNYMSIRNTIQFLNFISEVFPVVDEHLQLVLETLDDLLEREKREDIILPCNALKGHLKARLATASKKSDFVTLPESEVKKYQEELALIKKYRDAKKAEELEEKRKEEAEQREREIAERKSSDNTQSTSSHSKTNGNRAIPISQVMDGLYKVERHIKDVDYSRAVPFIYDLQSQSDFRKLIHNPNNINSFRNKLRILLEDYYEKVTNNPPEHYKSIFESILKSTQSAPLPQGPISSSMYEESDVKPTKGAASKYSSDKSRTTTSTRIPSEPKNANQSSTNTNSRATPATATAASTTPASRYQRSSGPVNLPKAPAGASKPATTQSRFHNALPSGPRNDNSYNNRNSNNPKSSSAASQPPARSYGNHNQGKSFGNIPNEPRKRQSEESYQGSSRFSNSKRPKLNERDRDHDRDRSSKVQNSLPTGPKRQAGGSRFSR; this is translated from the coding sequence ATGGCACTGTTTGAAAGGTTGAATAATTTGGCTTCGAAGCTTCCAAATAATACGGATAATGACAATTCTTCGTTCTTCAACCAAAAGTTCTTTGATGAGCCAGAAACTGGAATTAGCACATTGATGGACAAGTTCAAGGCATTGGATTCTGCCTCTCAGAAACGTGATTATGTTTACGAGCTTCTGGAAGAAGCGCTCTCTCTTCTGAATAGAAAACCCGAAGATAAACCAGAATCACTGAATCTAGATGCCATTGGAAAAGTTATAGTCTTATTATGCGATCATGACAGGTTCAactttgatatatttgtCTCATTAGTCAATTCTTTCCCCTGGGAACCTGAAAACGGACTATATGATCTACTTGGATGCATGAAAGAGCTACAAACGGATCTATGTGTCTATTTGAATGActcctttctttcaaaaggGCCCGAAAAGTGGTCCAAGGATTTTTGGTCTTCCTTCAAGAAGGCAATTGTACCAGagtttttccttttacAAAAACCAAACGTCTTCTTAGAATGCTCTACAGGTTTCAGTCAACTAATTTTAATGTTATCCATAGCTTTTGAGAACGTTGATAGATTCCAGTCAGTGCAGTATTATAGCAAACAATTGAAATTCATCATGGGTAAATATAGATTAGACCCAATTAGATGTCTAGATCTAATATTGCAAGTATGCTCCTTGCATGTAGTGGAACACCATGAATTTATACTAGAGCTTTTGCGTTTAACTGAATTCTGGCCACATTCCAATTTGGCAAACTGTCAGGAATACGAACATTTGAACCAAGGTGGTAACCCAGTAGCTACACGtttaataataaatcaTTTGAACACGCAAAGCTCCGATGAAAAGTATATCGATTTGGTGGTACAGTTGATAAAAGGTGGCTTTGTCTCGTTTGCCGCAATCTTTGATTGCCTTACCCCTGGTGATAGTaccattgaagaatttgTCAGTCTAAAGCTAAAGAAATTGGAGGAAGAATCACTTGAAGGTTCCTTGAATCCACTAGCTATGGCCGCAGTTTTGcctgatgatgatgatgatgataaagatgatTCCAAGGGCAACGAAGACACAAAGGCTTCTGACCTCAAAGATGCGGAAATgtcagaaaaagagagagaagcATTACTTTCTGAGAGTGTGGAAACATCGCCAAAGTGGAAACTTGTTGAACGATTACTCACTCACAGTATGTTAATGCCTGGCTTGTACGCTCTTTTGAAGTACccaaagttcttcaatgtTAATGATAAATTGGTCGAATGTGTATTACAAGTATTTGATGACATGATCGAGCCTCTTCTTAGATCCCTTAACAAAATGGACATTTCCCAAAGCTTCCGTCCAATATCAAAACTATCCCATAACGGAATTCCAACCAAACAAGATCGTTTGGTGAGGCAGTATAACTCATTACAGAAGACTCCAAGCTTCATACAAGGTGCGCAGTACATTTTCTACAGTCAAGATACGCGCGAAAATATCCTAAAAATCGAAACTATACAAGAACTGTTTGATTATTCCCATCTTCTATTTGATACTATTGGTCCACGTATACTTCTTaatccaaaacttgttgaacatATCTGTGCAATTATCGAATCTGACATATCGAATAACTCACAAAATGAGAATAATTTAGAGAAATGGATTGATTACACAAGAAAGTTCTTAGTTCCCGTATTGGGGTTGATTGAAGATCAACAAATAGTGGCAAATGCGATATATTCTGTCATGAAACATTTCCCTTATGAAAAAAGATACTTCCTTTACAATGAACTAAACACTAAAATATCAGAAGATAACATTCATGTTCGATTACAGTTTAacaaatatcaaaagaagataagGTCTCTCCTTAAGTCATTAAGCATTGATAATATAGCGGTTAAATGCAGAGATGTGGCGAACTATGTCTCTTGTAATCCTTTATCAACACTAGGATCAATTTTGAAGCAAATAGAAAACTACGATAAGGTTTCTGAGTTGATAGTCGTAAGTGCAGAATTCTTCTCTGAGTTTGCGTATGATACTCTACAGTACATTTTACTTATTCAATTAGCTTCTGAAAGATCTACTTTGCAGGATGACGGTATTACTCCAAAAATGTGGATTAGTAGACTATCTTTGTTTATTGCTGGATTAGCAAAGGTATGCTCCAAAATGGACATGTCGAATATATTTGTGTTTATGGTTAAAAGTTTACACAAGGACCCTTCTTTGACATTATCCATTTTAAAGGAGATGATTACTCAAGTCGCAGGTATTCAAAATCTCTATGATGTTAATTGGAACACTCTAATTATGTTGAACTCAGGTCCCTTTTTGAAACAATTAGGGAGAGCTTTAGTGTTGGACTTCAGAGACAAATATTTCAATCGCTCTAAGGCTATTATTAATTACTTGGTAAAATTGAATGCTGTATCTGAAATGATTGTAATGCTCACTAatttgaacttgaaaatCCAATCTGAAAATGATGTTCATTTCAAAATCCTATCATCAAAATGTGATGAATCCAACTCTCTACTTTGGTCATTCATTGAGCTTCTAAAACATGTTTTAACCGAAGAACAGTTCAAAGCCAATGTATTGCCATTTAATGTCTTAATCgaagaatatcaatttcCTATTGAGTGGGCTTTTGATATTTGGAGAGATTACTTTGATTCAAAATTAGTGAGATCTGAGGAAGATGCCTCGCAGATCAACAATATCTTATATGATACAAACTTCAATAGCATTGAATTCAATAATCTTGAGAAAACTCTTTTGATTGACTTCTGGAGACTCTCACTCTATGACATAAGATTGGATGAAAAACTTTACAAAGAGCAGCATGATTTATTCGAAGGAAAGCGTAGGAATGCAAAGGTGCTCAAAGAAAGACATTCATTATTAAATGACGTCCAAAAAATATCTAATGATCTCTCTGAGCATCGAAACGTATTGgaaaaaactaaaaaacttctagaagaaaagaaagcttTATGGTTCCCTGTAATGTCTAGTGAACGTATTGCGGCATTTTTACAGCATTGTGTTATTCCAAGAGTTATCTTTTCGCCATTTGATGCAATTTATTCTGCTACTTTCATAACAGAGACATTTAGTAAGCAGGAAGTTCTTGATATTGTCAAACAGCTCGTTTCTTCTGGGATCCTTGGCACTTTActgttttctttgactGTGAACGAGTCCAGTAATATGGCattgtttttcaaagatatttttGTGAAGGTGGAGGAGTGGAGACATCTTGCTTTGTTCGATGATAATGAACTTACAAAACAGCAGCTATGCGAAGTTTATTACGAACTTACAGAACAGGTCTCGTTTGCCTTAGAAGAATCGAATTATATGTCTATAAGAAACACGATACAATTCCTAAACTTCATAAGTGAAGTCTTCCCTGTGGTTGATGAACATTTGCAGTTAGTATTAGAAACGCTAGATGATCTATTGGAAagggaaaagagagaagataTCATTCTTCCATGTAACGCCTTAAAAGGTCATTTGAAAGCAAGATTGGCTACTGCTTCCAAAAAGTCAGATTTTGTAACTCTTCCTGAAAGTGAGGTCAAAAagtatcaagaagaactagCATTAATCAAAAAGTACCGTGATGCCAAGAAAGCTGAGgagttggaagaaaagagaaaggagGAAGCTGAACAACGTGAACGAGAAATTGCGGAAAGGAAGAGTTCAGATAACACTCAAAGCACGAGCTCTCACTCGAAAACAAACGGAAATCGTGCCATTCCTATATCACAAGTGATGGATGGGTTATACAAGGTCGAAAGGCACATCAAAGATGTAGACTACAGTAGAGCTGTTCCATTCATTTACGATCTTCAATCTCAAAGTGATTTCAGAAAGTTGATACATAATCCAAACAATATCAACTCCTTCAGAAATAAGTTAAGGATTTTGCTCGAAGATTACTATGAGAAGGTCACAAATAATCCACCAGAACATTACAAATCGATATTTGAATCTATACTAAAGAGCACTCAATCTGCACCTCTGCCACAAGGTCCTATATCTAGCAGCATGTACGAAGAAAGTGATGTGAAACCTACTAAGGGAGCTGCTTCAAAATACTCTAGTGATAAATCTCGTACAACCACTTCCACAAGGATTCCAAGTGAGCCTAAAAATGCTAATCAAAGTTCGACTAATACGAATTCCAGGGCTACACctgctactgctactgctgctaGTACTACCCCCGCATCCCGCTACCAACGCAGTTCTGGTCCCGTAAATCTACCGAAGGCTCCTGCTGGCGCTTCAAAACCTGCAACCACTCAGAGCAGATTCCATAATGCTCTACCTTCTGGTCCTCGTAATGATAACTCGTACAATAACCGAAACTCTAACAACCCCAAATCCTCCTCTGCTGCCTCTCAACCACCTGCCAGATCGTACGGTAATCACAACCAAGGCAAATCTTTCGGCAACATTCCAAACGAACCACGAAAGAGACAATCAGAAGAATCTTATCAAGGCTCTAGCAGATTTTCCAATTCGAAGAGACCCAAGCTAAACGAACGTGATCGCGATCATGATCGCGACCGTTCatcaaaagttcaaaacTCTCTACCAACTGGACCAAAAAGACAAGCAGGAGGCTCCAGATTCTCAAGATAA
- the YSF3 gene encoding U2 snRNP complex subunit YSF3, with product MSNKVREEQVYEAIRKKHAGVGNEKTTKEEWSANISKDTYAGLAMHQNMLEYVTLASNYTSKKDAQLAMLRKVANPPTRPASKRQQ from the exons ATG AGCAATAAAGTGAGAGAAGAGCAGGTGTATGAGGCGATAAGAAAAAAGCATGCTGGTGTAGGAAACGAAAAGACCACCAAGGAGGAATGGTCGGCCAATATATCGAAGGATACGTACGCAGGGTTGGCTATGCATCAAAATATGCTCGAGTATGTGACGCTGGCGTCGAATTACACTTCAAAGAAGGATGCACAACTAGCAATGCTGCGAAAGGTTGCGAATCCGCCTACCAGGCCGGCGTCGAAGAGGCAGCAATGA
- a CDS encoding RNA recognition motif-containing protein (alpha-beta plait) yields the protein MGSQRSQSKSKNTKQVGKGGNSLFGRVGTQNNGRNVPQKKQNKKQTGISNTGKKEAAAGLTFVGGKLVVAGDSNKNKKQQNQQKRKKQNNISLNKRDGSANKKLVISLKDSAKCLKIRNLPVGTNPSHLQRVLQDLGSCKVVDLKVIDLPTGSAHAEVFASVSDLESLHKRFNQAEIDGRRILTEISSQPEL from the coding sequence ATGGGTTCTCAGAGGTCTCAGTCGAAGAGTAAGAACACGAAACAAGTTGGAAAAGGTGGGAACTCGTTGTTTGGACGTGTTGGTACGCAGAATAATGGACGCAATGTACCgcaaaagaagcaaaatAAGAAGCAGACAGGTATATCTAATACtgggaagaaagaagcagCGGCTGGGCTCACTTTTGTCGGTGGAAAGCTTGTAGTTGCAGGGGACTCtaataaaaacaagaagcagcagaaccaacagaagagaaagaaacaaaacaatattaGTCTCAATAAGAGAGATGGTTCAGCGAACAAGAAATTAGTAATTTCACTCAAAGATAGTGCAAAATGCTTGAAGATACGAAATCTGCCAGTAGGGACGAATCCTTCTCATTTGCAAAGGGTATTGCAAGACTTGGGAAGTTGCAAGGTGGTTGATTTGAAAGTCATCGATCTCCCCACGGGATCAGCACATGCTGAGGTTTTCGCATCGGTTTCGGATCTAGAATCATTGCATAAGCGGTTCAACCAAGCAGAGATCGACGGTAGAAGGATTCTAACGGAGATATCTTCTCAGCCTGAGCTCTGA
- the SRV2 gene encoding adenylate cyclase-binding protein, producing the protein MSETNFSVQGYNLVKLLKRLEDATARLEDVTIYQEGYVQSKFGGKEQKDSSKTPEAVSETPAETPAAVASEVASAPEPAKVEEAPKAVTEFEQFIATNVDPLVELSKEIDPAVEKAVKYLAEAFRAQLTFIKAAVQSKKPDMSSPEFSKAIAPINESVSAIVELKDENRKNKYFVHLNAISEGSPLFSWIAVPTPVSTITDFKDAAQFWTNRILKEFRESEPKSVEWVQAFLKMFDNLKAYVKEFHTQGPAWNDASGEDFGTVYEKVLNGGDSKTAAPAAAPAGAAGGPPPPPPPPPASVYEVKDSSSAGGSSTGGIGAVFEELNQGENITKSLKKVDKSQQTHKNPELRASGTVSTKSAPPPKPKKPSTLKTKKPPRKELIGNKWFIENYEDQAEPLVIEARIDESVFIGKCVNTLVQIKGKVNAVTINECEKSSLVLDASISGIEIIKCFRFGIQVEQSLPQITIDQCDSGSIYLSKDSLQAQIFTSSSTGININTPTGPDGDFVEVPLPEQMVHSFVEGKLQTKIYEHAG; encoded by the coding sequence ATGAGTGAGACTAATTTCTCTGTGCAGGGATATAATTTGGTGAAGCTTTTGAAGCGTTTAGAGGATGCAACCGCGAGATTGGAAGATGTAACCATATACCAAGAAGGCTATGTCCAATCGAAGTTTGGTGGAAAAGAGCAGAAGGATTCCAGCAAAACTCCTGAAGCAGTATCTGAAACTCCAGCTGAAACTCCGGCTGCAGTTGCATCTGAGGTTGCAAGTGCACCTGAACCAGCTAAGGTAGAAGAGGCACCAAAGGCTGTCACTGAGTTTGAACAGTTTATTGCGACCAACGTTGATCCCTTGGTTGAATTATCAAAGGAGATTGATCCTGCTGTTGAGAAGGCTGTGAAATACTTGGCAGAAGCTTTCCGTGCACAATTGACTTTTATCAAGGCTGCTGTTCAATCAAAGAAGCCTGATATGAGCTCTCCGGAATTTAGCAAAGCCATCGCACCTATCAACGAAAGCGTTAGTGCGATTGTGGAATTGAAGGACGAGAACCGCAAGAACAAGTATTTTGTGCACTTGAATGCAATTTCCGAAGGTTCTCCTCTGTTCTCGTGGATTGCTGTGCCAACTCCAGTGTCCACTATAACCGATTTCAAGGACGCGGCCCAATTCTGGACTAACAGAATCTTGAAGGAGTTTAGAGAGTCCGAACCAAAGTCTGTTGAATGGGTCCAAGCTTTCTTAAAGATGTTTGACAACTTGAAAGCATACGTGAAGGAGTTCCATACCCAAGGACCAGCTTGGAATGATGCCTCTGGCGAAGATTTTGGCACTGTTTACGAGAAGGTTTTGAATGGCGGAGACTCTAAGACTGCAGCTCCAGCAGCAGCTCCAGCCGGCGCTGCAGGTGGTCCacctccaccaccacctccACCACCAGCTTCTGTCTACGAGGTTAAAGATTCATCTTCTGCAGGCGGGTCTTCCACTGGTGGTATTGGTGCCgtgtttgaagaattaaacCAAGGTGAAAACATCACTAAATCGTTAAAGAAGGTTGACAAATCCCAACAAACCCATAAGAATCCCGAACTTCGTGCATCTGGAACTGTCAGTACAAAGTCTGCTCCTCCaccaaagccaaagaagCCTTCGACCctgaaaacaaagaaacctCCAAGAAAGGAATTGATCGGTAACAAATGGTTTATTGAGAACTACGAAGATCAAGCTGAGCCTCTAGTGATCGAAGCCAGAATCGATGAATCCGTTTTCATCGGTAAGTGTGTGAATACCTTGGTTCAAATCAAGGGCAAGGTTAACGCCGTCACAATTAATGAATGTGAGAAAAGTAGTTTAGTTTTGGATGCTTCCATCAGTGGTATTGAGATCATCAAGTGTTTCAGATTCGGGATTCAAGTCGAACAGTCTTTGCCTCAAATAACTATTGACCAATGTGACAGTGGTTCTATCTACTTGAGCAAGGACTCTCTACAAGCACAAATCTTCACCTCCTCAAGTACCGGTATCAACATTAACACACCAACGGGACCCGACGGTgactttgttgaagttcCACTACCAGAACAAATGGTCCATAGCTTTGTAGAAGGGAAGCTACAAACCAAAATTTATGAGCACGCCGGTTAG
- the NAM9 gene encoding mitochondrial 37S ribosomal protein uS4m (mitochondrial): protein MPRKAQLLNSLARGRVRTSFNKYNLFNLYKKSQLGFRNKTLYQQKWSSKQETRAYHGEHLTESRWQTVFEPQLKSVAQLDASLRGSDIEPTPILLQTYAVLEKRLDFALFRAMFASSVRQARQFILHGNVHVNGVKITSPGYTLKAGDVFKVRADKVLQALGAKKPSLKEALKIDNTQIYLWNKYVIEARKNPRKFWTEKIEKLRKMDINDPKKKEFLSFLENYNKTMHVQMRTELDKVNEEYLILKALSSAKEAKDLETLAVKDFLPAFYNDEALAAKAFEIFREVKTSNAVETVAGKPLSEIPNEQAELSKIATGIAKPANNIKDDLKKKFRSIHKIAVDLRHKYEAAVREHFNQKMASVDSVDIPYDSKWAEKLPLHPKINVAELLENEQKAKTAINLPWQKGVFGRQDPSKPYFTPWKPRPFLAPFAILPHHLEVSFKSCHAIYLRDPVARPGQSEVITPFGLPVHERSYMYYLRKGK, encoded by the coding sequence ATGCCAAGGAAAGCTCAGCTATTAAATTCGTTGGCGAGAGGACGGGTTCGTACCTCGTTTAACAAGTAcaatcttttcaatttgtATAAGAAATCGCAGCTTGGATTCAGAAATAAGACTTTATACCAACAGAAATGGAGTTCTAAACAGGAAACTCGTGCGTACCATGGTGAGCACTTGACGGAAAGTAGATGGCAGACTGTTTTCGAGCCTCAATTGAAGTCTGTGGCTCAATTGGATGCGTCTCTAAGGGGTAGTGACATTGAACCTACACCAATTTTGTTGCAGACGTATGCTGTTTTAGAGAAGAGACTAGACTTTGCGCTTTTCAGAGCTATGTTTGCATCTTCCGTGAGACAGGCACGTCAGTTTATCTTGCATGGGAATGTGCATGTGAATGGGGTGAAGATCACTTCTCCTGGTTACACGCTCAAAGCTGGGGACGTGTTCAAGGTCAGAGCAGACAAGGTACTACAAGCGCTTGGAGCCAAGAAGCCTAGTTTGAAGGAAGCCTTGAAGATTGATAACACGCAAATATACCTATGGAACAAGTATGTCATAGAAGCAAGAAAGAACCCAAGAAAGTTTTGGACAGAgaagattgaaaagttgagGAAGATGGACATCAACGAccctaagaagaaggaattCTTGTCTTTCCTTGAGAACTACAATAAGACTATGCATGTTCAAATGCGTACTGAACTAGATAAAGTCAACGAAGAGTACTTGATCCTCAAGGCTCTATCCAGTGCTAAAGAAGCTAAGGACTTGGAAACTTTGGCCGTTAAAGACTTCCTACCAGCGTTCTACAATGATGAGGCATTAGCTGCAAAGGCCTTCGAAATTTTCAGAGAAGTCAAGACCTCAAACGCTGTAGAAACTGTTGCCGGTAAGCCTTTGTCTGAAATTCCTAACGAACAAGCAGAACTATCGAAGATTGCTACAGGAATAGCTAAACCAGCCAATAACATTAAGGAtgacttgaagaaaaaattcaGATCTATTCACAAAATTGCAGTGGATCTTAGACACAAATATGAAGCTGCTGTTAGAGAACACTTCAACCAAAAAATGGCCTCTGTTGATTCCGTAGATATCCCATACGACTCCAAATGGGCAGAAAAATTACCATTGCATCCTAAGATCAATGTCGCTGAGCTATTGGAAAATGAACAAAAGGCAAAGACTGCCATCAACCTACCTTGGCAAAAGGGTGTTTTCGGACGCCAAGACCCATCCAAGCCATATTTCACTCCATGGAAGCCAAGACCTTTCCTAGCGCCATTTGCTATCTTGCCACATCACTTGGAAGTTTCTTTCAAGTCATGCCATGCTATCTACTTGAGAGACCCAGTTGCCCGTCCAGGACAATCGGAAGTCATTACTCCATTCGGATTGCCCGTTCATGAACGTTCATACATGTACTACCTCAGAAAGGGTAAATAA
- the EAF7 gene encoding Eaf7p, producing MSIVKEESPKGQSLQWTKVEEIRLFKWMTLFKPAGIHKHFHMICLLERLNKPDQYPIKLLQGDKGSGGKVFSGEDVWEHLDQYYDLEKADEVENRPYPNIDLELYHTKYHEDSNDEEVEDEDDEDYEVIPLQNRLTKETEFELPWEEYGDLMLEHAHNHNELEAEQEVTIRDEQEKEEEDEEEVEEVKQDNSHDDEKEDEKEREDEASIKDTEPTSETEEKLESKSEEPVEPKASDASKESDDGTKEPEGVTEEASGAKEVIQEPEEETKSTVNPEEEEKPTEQEEEEEENKEKEENPTEETEKEEKVTENHEKSEDPEAAKGPEKKEEPETAEEPVKVEDAHSETTKNSIDLEKKPRTRLSTRLTRSQKRGLDEESENEHDNDHEHEGTHTEGSTQPSKSATPDEHGQTPSKQVTFADENGEDATDLKDKQTTTGKDETAEQPTTRVKKQKVASHDENTADPLVDVDSPARRTRRKSVTKPVTRLSSRLRSRK from the coding sequence ATGTCAATAGTTAAAGAGGAATCGCCCAAAGGGCAGAGCCTGCAATGGACAAAAGTGGAGGAGATACGGCTTTTCAAGTGGATGACTTTGTTTAAGCCCGCTGGCATACATAAGCACTTTCATATGATCTGTTTGCTGGAGCGTTTGAACAAGCCAGATCAGTATCCCATTAAGCTTTTGCAAGGTGATAAGGGCAGTGGTGGGAAAGTGTTTTCCGGAGAAGATGTATGGGAGCATTTGGATCAATATTACGACTTGGAGAAGGCTGATGAGGTGGAGAACAGGCCGTATCCCAATATAGACTTGGAGTTGTATCATACGAAATATCACGAGGATAgtaatgatgaagaagtggaagatgaggatgacgaagatTACGAGGTGATTCCATTGCAGAATCGGTTGACGAAAGAGACGGAATTCGAGCTACCGTGGGAAGAATATGGGGATTTGATGCTTGAGCATGCACATAACCATAACGAATTGGAGGCCGAGCAAGAGGTAACAATTCGggatgaacaagaaaaggaagaagaagacgaagaagaagtagaagaagtgAAACAGGACAACAGCCACGATGACgagaaagaagatgagaaGGAAAGGGAGGATGAGGCAAGCATCAAGGACACAGAACCTACCTCTGAAACTGAGGAAAAACTAGAGTCAAAGTCTGAAGAACCTGTCGAGCCTAAGGCATCGGATGCTTCTAAGGAATCGGATGATGGGACGAAAGAGCCTGAGGGGGTCACTGAAGAAGCCAGTGGGGCAAAGGAGGTGATACAAGAGCCTGAAGAGGAGACAAAGTCTACAGTAAACCCcgaagaggaagagaaacCTACGGaacaggaagaagaggaagaagaaaacaaagaaaaggaagaaaaccccacagaagaaactgaaaaggaagaaaaggtaACAGAGAACCATGAAAAGTCAGAGGATCCAGAAGCTGCGAAGGGTcctgaaaagaaagaagaaccgGAAACTGCAGAAGAACCTGTAAAGGTAGAGGATGCACACTCTGAAACCACTAAAAATTCTAtcgatttggaaaaaaaaccaagaacaagattATCGACAAGACTCACTCGTTCGCAAAAGAGAGGtttggatgaagaaagtgaaaatgaACACGATAATGATCATGAACATGAAGGAACTCACACAGAGGGATCGACTCAGCCATCAAAGTCTGCAACTCCAGATGAACATGGGCAAACGCCATCTAAGCAGGTTACTTTCGCAGATGAAAATGGCGAGGATGCTACAGACCTAAAGGACAAGCAAACTACAACAGGGAAAGACGAAACTGCAGAGCAGCCTACCACCCGTgtaaaaaaacaaaaagtagCTTCTCATGATGAAAACACCGCTGATCCGCTAGTCGATGTGGATTCGCCAGCtagaagaacaagaaggaaatcAGTAACTAAACCAGTAACTAGACTCTCTAGTAGACTTAGAAGTAGGAAGTAA